A single window of Methylocella tundrae DNA harbors:
- a CDS encoding aromatic/alkene/methane monooxygenase hydroxylase/oxygenase subunit alpha: MNVVNPNERPRKLNLKERYAILTRGLDWQPSYQDKKKIFPFTDYEGIKIHDWDAFEDPFRLTMDAYWKYQAEKERKLYAVIDSFAQNNGQMNISDARYINALKIFITAVSPLEYAAHRGFAHLGRHFEGVGPRVACQLQAIDELRHVQTQIHTISHFNKFFDGLHDPMHMYDRVWYLSVPKSFFEDAMTAGPFEYITAVSFSFEYVLTSLLFVPFMSGAAYNGDMATVTFGFSAQSDESRHMTLGLEIIKFMLQQDEANVPIVQKWIDKWFWRGYRLLSIVAMMMDYMLPKKIMSWKEAWEMYFEQGGGALFQDLSRYGIRLPKYHEVAKAEKDHYSHQAWSTFYQYSHAAAFHTWTPSEDEMAWFAEKYPQSFDQLYRPRYEHWAKAAKAGERFYNNGLPQLCQVCQIPTFFTEPGDPTRIATRTTTYNGERYYFCSDGCHDIFEDEPEKYVQAWLPVSQIFQGNCGGATVPEVLDWYHLNQGADNLDYVGSPDEKLWEEWRAERKRVATP, encoded by the coding sequence ATGAACGTCGTCAACCCCAATGAACGCCCTCGCAAGCTCAATCTCAAGGAACGCTACGCCATTCTGACGCGCGGCCTCGACTGGCAGCCGAGCTATCAGGACAAGAAGAAGATCTTTCCCTTCACCGACTATGAGGGAATCAAGATCCACGACTGGGACGCATTCGAAGATCCCTTCCGCCTGACGATGGACGCCTACTGGAAGTATCAGGCCGAGAAGGAGCGCAAGCTCTACGCCGTCATCGACAGTTTCGCGCAGAACAATGGACAGATGAATATTTCCGATGCGCGATATATCAACGCGTTGAAAATCTTCATCACCGCCGTGTCGCCGCTCGAATACGCCGCGCATCGCGGTTTCGCGCATCTCGGCAGGCATTTCGAGGGAGTTGGTCCGCGCGTGGCCTGCCAGCTTCAGGCGATCGACGAACTCCGGCATGTGCAGACGCAGATTCACACGATCAGCCATTTCAATAAGTTTTTTGATGGTCTCCACGATCCAATGCATATGTACGATCGCGTTTGGTATCTTTCGGTGCCGAAGTCGTTTTTCGAAGACGCGATGACTGCGGGACCGTTCGAGTATATCACCGCAGTCTCGTTCAGCTTCGAATATGTTCTGACCAGCCTGTTGTTTGTGCCGTTCATGTCGGGCGCCGCCTATAACGGCGACATGGCGACGGTGACCTTCGGCTTCTCGGCGCAGTCTGATGAAAGCCGGCATATGACGCTTGGGCTGGAGATCATCAAATTCATGCTGCAGCAGGACGAGGCCAATGTGCCGATCGTTCAGAAATGGATCGACAAGTGGTTCTGGCGCGGATACCGCCTGCTCTCCATTGTCGCGATGATGATGGACTACATGCTTCCGAAAAAGATCATGTCATGGAAGGAGGCGTGGGAAATGTATTTCGAGCAGGGCGGGGGCGCGCTGTTTCAGGATTTGTCCCGCTACGGCATCCGTCTGCCAAAATATCATGAGGTCGCGAAGGCTGAGAAGGATCATTACAGCCATCAGGCCTGGAGCACTTTCTACCAATATTCTCACGCCGCGGCGTTTCACACCTGGACGCCGAGCGAAGACGAGATGGCCTGGTTCGCAGAAAAATATCCCCAGAGCTTCGACCAGCTCTACCGGCCGCGCTATGAACATTGGGCCAAGGCAGCGAAAGCGGGCGAGCGCTTCTACAATAATGGGCTGCCGCAACTCTGCCAGGTCTGCCAGATTCCGACGTTTTTCACCGAACCGGGCGATCCGACGCGGATAGCCACGCGGACGACGACATACAATGGCGAAAGATACTATTTTTGCTCTGACGGATGCCACGACATCTTTGAAGATGAGCCCGAAAAATATGTTCAGGCCTGGTTGCCTGTGAGCCAGATCTTTCAGGGCAATTGCGGCGGCGCGACCGTGCCCGAGGTGCTCGACTGGTATCATTTGAACCAGGGCGCCGATAATCTGGACTATGTCGGATCGCCTGATGAGAAGCTCTGGGAAGAATGGCGGGCCGAACGCAAGCGCGTCGCCACCCCCTGA
- a CDS encoding phenol hydroxylase subunit P4, whose translation MTTVAIGPYAFPPRDRVENFHGLQLVHFLWERHLMFASPVTAPLSAATPFSAVIGEVLPMLYSKHPDFAAIDWNAVEWDCDGVPFTPDLALTLADLGIGHKSLLRFRTPGLEGLAKANF comes from the coding sequence ATGACCACTGTAGCGATAGGACCTTACGCGTTCCCCCCGCGTGATCGGGTCGAAAATTTCCACGGGCTTCAACTCGTGCATTTCTTGTGGGAAAGGCATCTGATGTTTGCGTCGCCGGTCACAGCGCCCCTATCCGCCGCGACGCCGTTCTCTGCGGTTATCGGCGAGGTTCTGCCAATGCTTTACAGCAAGCATCCTGACTTCGCCGCGATCGACTGGAACGCCGTGGAGTGGGACTGCGACGGCGTCCCGTTCACTCCTGATCTGGCGCTGACCCTGGCCGATCTCGGAATTGGCCACAAATCGCTGTTGCGGTTCCGCACGCCTGGCCTCGAGGGCTTGGCCAAAGCGAACTTCTGA